From Deinococcus aquiradiocola, a single genomic window includes:
- a CDS encoding acylphosphatase — translation MRIVALVAGRVTGVGYRRFVQGKARDLGLAGSAENLTDGRVEVVAEGERPELERLLHWLHRGPAHARVTQVDVQWTEATGLSEFHIF, via the coding sequence ATGCGGATCGTGGCGCTGGTGGCGGGAAGGGTGACGGGGGTCGGGTACCGCCGTTTCGTGCAGGGCAAGGCCCGTGATCTGGGGCTGGCGGGCAGCGCCGAGAACCTCACGGACGGCCGGGTGGAGGTCGTCGCGGAGGGAGAGCGTCCCGAACTGGAGCGCCTGCTGCACTGGCTGCACCGTGGCCCGGCGCACGCCCGCGTGACGCAGGTGGACGTGCAGTGGACCGAGGCGACCGGCCTGAGCGAGTTTCACATCTTCTGA